In Candidatus Berkelbacteria bacterium, the following are encoded in one genomic region:
- a CDS encoding SIMPL domain-containing protein (The SIMPL domain is named for its presence in mouse protein SIMPL (signalling molecule that associates with mouse pelle-like kinase). Bacterial member BP26, from Brucella, was shown to assemble into a channel-like structure, while YggE from E. coli has been associated with resistance to oxidative stress.): MNEVTLRFDFRIITILLLVVIGVMLALWQPWAEADKRTVTVSGEATVKAEPDEFIFYPSYQKTGKDSAEAISAVSAFGNAVVDKLKELGVEDKEIVVNSSANKDYEVMLGRPDPAPTGDGTYTAYYSLTITLNDKTLAQKVLDYIVTTSPLSGVSPQSTFATQTRKDLESRARAAALKDARTKAEQTANELEASIRQVVSVSEPQWGGVVPMALDSRAMATDPAETLSAPKLLVGEQDVTYAVQVVFRLR; the protein is encoded by the coding sequence ATGAACGAAGTAACTCTGCGTTTTGATTTCAGAATCATCACTATCCTGTTGTTGGTCGTGATTGGCGTCATGCTGGCGCTGTGGCAACCGTGGGCAGAAGCTGACAAACGTACCGTCACCGTTAGCGGCGAGGCCACAGTTAAAGCCGAGCCAGATGAATTTATCTTCTACCCGTCGTATCAAAAAACCGGTAAAGACAGCGCGGAAGCGATCTCGGCAGTTTCAGCATTCGGTAACGCAGTCGTCGATAAACTCAAGGAACTGGGCGTCGAGGACAAAGAGATCGTTGTGAATAGCTCCGCCAATAAAGATTACGAAGTCATGTTGGGTCGGCCAGATCCGGCGCCGACAGGTGACGGCACTTACACGGCGTACTACTCGCTGACAATAACCCTCAACGACAAAACGTTGGCGCAGAAAGTATTAGACTATATCGTTACAACCTCGCCGCTAAGCGGTGTATCCCCCCAAAGCACCTTCGCAACGCAAACCAGAAAAGACCTAGAGTCGCGAGCTCGCGCCGCGGCACTCAAGGACGCACGCACCAAAGCGGAGCAAACTGCTAACGAGCTTGAGGCCAGTATCAGACAGGTGGTCTCAGTCTCGGAGCCACAATGGGGTGGTGTGGTACCAATGGCGCTTGATAGCCGAGCGATGGCTACCGATCCGGCCGAAACCTTGAGCGCTCCGAAACTGCTTGTTGGCGAGCAAGATGTGACGTACGCCGTACAAGTAGTCTTCCGCTTGCGCTAG
- a CDS encoding VOC family protein, with protein sequence MKNRVVHFEIGAEDPEKLSEFYQKALGWEINQWGDSGYWMVGKEEDRAVGAIFGGIMKRFQQEKTTNTIETENIEATIAEVEKNGGKVVKPLADMPMGPEDIMRWCYCEDPQGNVFGLMQMLKTAK encoded by the coding sequence ATGAAAAATCGAGTTGTTCACTTTGAAATTGGAGCAGAGGACCCAGAAAAATTATCAGAGTTCTATCAAAAGGCGCTCGGCTGGGAGATCAACCAGTGGGGAGATTCCGGCTATTGGATGGTCGGCAAAGAAGAGGATCGAGCCGTTGGGGCAATCTTTGGTGGCATCATGAAGCGGTTTCAGCAGGAAAAGACTACAAACACCATCGAAACCGAAAATATCGAGGCCACCATCGCCGAAGTCGAAAAGAATGGGGGCAAAGTCGTTAAACCATTGGCCGATATGCCGATGGGGCCGGAAGATATTATGCGCTGGTGCTATTGTGAGGATCCGCAAGGTAACGTCTTCGGCTTGATGCAGATGCTTAAGACCGCCAAGTAG
- a CDS encoding DNA-3-methyladenine glycosylase I codes for MQRCSWPGTDPLMLKYHDEEWGVPCHDDQKLFEYILLDTFQAGLSWAIILKKREGLRQAFADFAIQKIASFDDEDFERLLNDTGIIRNRLKILGTISNAKAFLEVQKEFGSFDHYIWQFVNGQPVVNRHTHDSDIGSTSPESDEMSKDLKKRGFKFCGSTICYAFMQGAGLVNDHLVSCFRYNTVNNGKR; via the coding sequence ATGCAGCGCTGTAGTTGGCCGGGAACCGACCCGCTCATGTTAAAGTACCACGACGAGGAGTGGGGCGTGCCTTGTCACGACGACCAAAAACTTTTTGAGTACATTTTGCTTGATACATTTCAGGCCGGCCTCAGTTGGGCAATCATCCTCAAAAAGCGGGAGGGATTGCGCCAAGCATTTGCCGATTTTGCTATTCAAAAAATTGCTAGTTTTGATGATGAAGATTTTGAGCGGCTGTTGAACGATACGGGCATTATCCGCAATCGCCTGAAGATTCTTGGCACAATCAGTAACGCCAAAGCTTTCTTGGAAGTTCAAAAAGAGTTCGGTAGTTTCGATCATTATATTTGGCAGTTTGTGAACGGTCAGCCAGTGGTAAATCGCCACACCCATGATTCCGATATCGGTTCCACCTCCCCCGAGTCAGATGAGATGAGCAAAGACTTAAAGAAACGCGGCTTCAAGTTCTGTGGTTCAACGATCTGCTACGCTTTCATGCAGGGCGCTGGGCTAGTCAATGACCATTTAGTAAGTTGTTTCCGCTACAATACCGTCAATAATGGCAAGCGATGA
- a CDS encoding DUF1905 domain-containing protein, producing MSALRDPGPIEFEAEIQKGSTDNGGAWVDFPFNLKETYGKGNLVPVKARFDDKVDYRGSLAMMGGDRAMLLLRKDVREQLAKEPGQSVQVTVWLDAGKRNVELESDVRSAFEKAELLERFFQLPFSHQREHLGYIVEAKKPETRMRRIEKTIAALKEKA from the coding sequence ATGTCGGCGCTTAGGGACCCCGGCCCGATCGAATTTGAAGCTGAAATTCAAAAGGGCTCTACAGACAACGGGGGTGCCTGGGTGGATTTTCCCTTCAACCTCAAGGAAACCTACGGCAAAGGCAACTTAGTGCCCGTAAAAGCGCGCTTTGACGATAAAGTCGATTACCGCGGCAGTTTAGCGATGATGGGCGGTGATCGTGCGATGCTATTGCTGCGCAAAGACGTCCGTGAGCAGTTAGCCAAAGAGCCAGGCCAAAGTGTTCAAGTGACCGTTTGGCTAGATGCTGGTAAACGTAACGTCGAGCTAGAGTCAGACGTTCGGTCGGCCTTCGAAAAGGCCGAATTGCTAGAAAGATTCTTCCAGCTTCCCTTCTCGCATCAGCGCGAACACCTGGGTTATATTGTCGAGGCGAAAAAACCCGAGACCCGGATGCGTAGGATTGAGAAAACCATAGCGGCACTGAAGGAAAAAGCTTAA
- the msrB gene encoding peptide-methionine (R)-S-oxide reductase MsrB, giving the protein MASDEWKNKLTPEQYRVLREGGTDAPFLGKFVDHHEDGTYNCAACGKPLFDSGTKFESHSGWPSFYDVLSKGNVELKTDSSHGMTRTEVVCANCGGHLGHVFDDGPSDKTGLRYCVNSTSLDFKKR; this is encoded by the coding sequence ATGGCAAGCGATGAGTGGAAAAATAAGCTGACGCCCGAGCAGTATCGCGTCTTGCGCGAGGGCGGCACCGACGCGCCATTCTTAGGTAAGTTTGTCGACCATCACGAAGACGGCACATACAACTGCGCCGCCTGCGGTAAGCCGCTGTTTGATTCCGGCACCAAATTCGAGTCGCACTCTGGTTGGCCGAGCTTTTACGACGTTTTAAGCAAGGGTAATGTCGAGCTAAAAACTGACTCCTCGCACGGCATGACTCGAACCGAAGTTGTCTGCGCTAATTGCGGCGGTCATCTGGGACACGTGTTTGATGACGGACCTAGCGACAAAACTGGACTGCGTTATTGCGTCAACTCAACGAGCTTGGACTTCAAAAAGAGATGA